One part of the Arachidicoccus terrestris genome encodes these proteins:
- a CDS encoding glycoside hydrolase family 43 protein: protein MKAMTYSLYSNNALSFLLRFGCLCILLLQLSAPVSGQYAKTGKAIDTLSIADPTIFKFQQNGVIRYYLYGTAADQTVRAGFKGFVSSDLHHWKRILHNNSASYLVLDSAHSYGNSGFWAPQVISLGGDRPFLMAYTASEQIAIARSERGPEGPFVQKDPAKLFEDGFKHIDPFIYRDSASGKTYIYYVKLDAGNKIYVAELQAVSGAEKGQFTVKAGTEKRCIQATTDWENTTAAKWPVTEGPTVLFHRGYYYLFYSANDFRNPDYSVGYATSKSPTGPWVKAADNPIITGAKTGLSGTGHGDVFQDKDGQYYYVFHAHHTHSAVGPRKTYIMPFTFKASRRSPDRIKMDYHSVRPLLLTHQ, encoded by the coding sequence ATGAAAGCAATGACATATTCTCTTTACAGCAATAACGCATTATCTTTTCTTCTCAGGTTTGGGTGTCTTTGCATATTACTTTTACAACTGTCGGCACCCGTCTCGGGCCAGTATGCAAAAACAGGCAAGGCAATTGATACGCTCTCCATCGCCGACCCCACAATTTTTAAATTTCAGCAGAACGGGGTCATCAGATATTATTTGTATGGTACGGCAGCAGACCAGACCGTCAGGGCTGGTTTCAAAGGTTTTGTGTCCAGTGACCTGCATCACTGGAAAAGGATATTACACAATAATAGCGCCTCTTATCTTGTACTCGATAGCGCTCATAGTTATGGAAACAGTGGCTTCTGGGCACCACAGGTCATCTCTTTGGGCGGCGACCGGCCGTTCTTAATGGCCTATACAGCTAGTGAGCAGATTGCCATTGCCAGGTCAGAACGTGGACCGGAAGGGCCTTTTGTTCAGAAAGATCCGGCCAAACTATTTGAGGACGGGTTTAAACACATCGACCCATTTATATACCGTGACAGTGCCAGTGGCAAGACCTATATCTACTATGTCAAGCTGGACGCGGGCAACAAAATATATGTCGCAGAACTACAGGCTGTGTCAGGGGCGGAAAAAGGCCAGTTTACTGTTAAGGCGGGTACGGAAAAGCGCTGTATCCAGGCGACCACTGACTGGGAAAATACCACGGCCGCTAAGTGGCCGGTAACCGAGGGGCCTACCGTCTTATTCCATCGTGGCTATTATTATTTGTTTTATAGCGCCAACGACTTTAGAAACCCGGATTACAGTGTAGGATATGCCACCTCTAAGTCCCCAACCGGCCCCTGGGTAAAAGCAGCGGATAATCCTATTATTACCGGTGCTAAGACCGGCCTTTCGGGCACGGGTCATGGAGACGTGTTTCAAGATAAAGACGGGCAATATTATTATGTATTTCATGCCCATCATACCCATTCAGCAGTCGGCCCCCGAAAAACTTATATAATGCCTTTTACATTTAAAGCGAGCAGGCGGAGCCCTGATCGAATCAAGATGGATTATCACAGCGTCAGACCGCTGTTACTGACACACCAATAG
- a CDS encoding alpha-L-arabinofuranosidase C-terminal domain-containing protein — protein sequence MNYLNRKVFVILSCIFALAGHIQAAMPNDSTHTTHLMIDGRSGGKAVSSTMWGIFFEDINFAADGGIYGELVKNRSFEFDDPFMGWKQLRKEDARQPQVSLGGKVLITNKGNNEPHNGNHRYAHISISHYFGLENEGFRGMGFVKNEPYRFTGNFRLDVGQQIELQLLIVDSAGHIFTRSDWKPLPATGEWVQYSDTLTAKNTVEKGHLRLLLKGNGQLDADMLSLFPVHTWKNRPGGLRKDLVQKLYDLHPGFIRFPGGCIVEGRTLVNRYQWKNTVGPVAERTTISNRWQTEFKAPRNAPDYYQSYGLGFFEYFQLAEDLGAAPLPILNCGMACQFNSGEVAADLEPYIQDALDLIEFANGDTSTTFGRLRARMGHPGSFHLQYLGVGNEQWDTQYFDRYKIFESRLRTAHPEIQLVSGSGPYNSGEWFDTAWTTLRRLHPSLIDEHYYAPPEWFLKNAGRYDTYDRKGPKVFAGEYAAHGKASAAPESANSFYSALTEAAFMTGLERNADIVRMASYAPLLANVNAWQWRPDLIWFDNLTSIATPNYYVQQIFSLSKGTEVLPITSGNAPLKGQDSLYASTTFDSRTGQTFIKLVNVSGRAKSLQITLRGLRIARNAVGKWTLLHSDSAYRYNSLQEPDAIQPIYLSFGEKQQENKRPGSPDYVLPRVQSRGNEAQISVSVPACSVNVFELPARRAQ from the coding sequence ATGAATTATTTGAATCGTAAGGTATTCGTTATTCTTTCATGCATTTTTGCATTGGCTGGCCACATACAAGCCGCCATGCCCAATGACAGCACACATACAACACATCTGATGATCGATGGGCGGAGTGGAGGTAAAGCGGTATCATCTACGATGTGGGGAATCTTCTTTGAAGATATAAACTTCGCAGCCGATGGTGGGATCTACGGCGAACTCGTTAAAAACCGGTCATTTGAGTTTGACGACCCGTTTATGGGATGGAAACAATTACGCAAAGAAGATGCCCGCCAACCGCAGGTCAGTTTAGGCGGTAAAGTACTGATCACAAACAAAGGCAATAATGAACCACATAATGGCAATCACAGATATGCACATATATCGATCAGCCATTATTTTGGACTGGAGAACGAAGGTTTCAGGGGTATGGGGTTTGTTAAAAATGAGCCCTACCGGTTTACCGGGAATTTTAGGCTGGATGTAGGCCAGCAGATCGAGTTACAGCTACTGATCGTGGACTCGGCCGGTCACATATTCACACGTTCTGACTGGAAGCCGCTGCCGGCAACAGGGGAGTGGGTACAATATAGCGATACATTGACCGCCAAAAATACGGTGGAAAAAGGACACCTCAGGCTTCTTCTTAAAGGAAACGGACAACTGGATGCAGATATGCTCTCTTTATTTCCGGTACATACCTGGAAAAACCGGCCGGGCGGCCTTAGAAAAGACTTGGTACAAAAGCTCTATGATTTGCATCCGGGGTTTATCCGGTTTCCCGGTGGATGCATCGTTGAGGGTAGGACTTTGGTGAACAGGTACCAATGGAAAAACACGGTAGGACCTGTAGCGGAGAGAACAACCATTTCCAACAGATGGCAGACAGAGTTTAAGGCGCCTCGGAACGCACCGGATTATTACCAGTCTTATGGGCTGGGTTTTTTTGAATATTTTCAGCTGGCAGAAGATTTGGGAGCTGCGCCTTTACCTATCCTTAATTGTGGTATGGCCTGCCAGTTTAATTCAGGAGAAGTCGCGGCCGACCTGGAGCCTTATATTCAAGATGCACTGGATCTGATTGAATTTGCCAATGGAGACACCTCAACAACTTTTGGCCGTCTTCGCGCCCGGATGGGACACCCTGGCTCATTCCACCTTCAATATCTTGGGGTGGGTAATGAGCAGTGGGATACGCAGTATTTTGACAGGTATAAAATATTTGAAAGCAGATTACGGACAGCGCACCCGGAAATTCAGCTGGTGTCTGGCAGTGGTCCCTATAACAGCGGTGAGTGGTTTGATACCGCCTGGACCACGCTTCGCAGACTCCATCCCAGCTTAATTGATGAGCATTATTACGCACCACCAGAATGGTTTTTAAAAAATGCCGGCCGTTATGACACGTATGACAGAAAAGGCCCCAAAGTCTTTGCCGGAGAGTATGCCGCACACGGAAAAGCTTCCGCGGCACCGGAATCAGCCAATAGTTTTTACAGCGCGCTGACAGAAGCGGCATTTATGACCGGACTGGAAAGAAATGCGGATATTGTACGCATGGCTTCCTATGCACCTCTATTAGCTAATGTCAATGCCTGGCAATGGCGGCCGGATCTGATCTGGTTTGACAACCTGACCTCCATAGCCACGCCTAATTATTATGTACAACAAATATTTTCACTGTCTAAGGGCACAGAGGTACTGCCTATCACGTCGGGTAATGCGCCTTTAAAAGGGCAAGACAGCCTGTATGCCAGTACTACATTTGACAGCAGAACGGGCCAGACCTTTATAAAACTGGTGAATGTATCGGGTCGCGCTAAATCGCTTCAAATCACATTAAGGGGGCTTAGGATCGCCAGAAACGCCGTAGGTAAATGGACCTTATTGCACAGTGATTCCGCTTATCGCTATAACAGTTTGCAGGAACCCGATGCCATTCAACCGATATACCTTAGCTTTGGAGAAAAGCAACAAGAAAACAAAAGGCCCGGCAGCCCTGACTACGTGTTACCCAGGGTTCAGTCCCGCGGAAATGAAGCACAGATTTCGGTAAGCGTTCCAGCCTGCTCCGTAAACGTATTCGAGCTTCCTGCGAGACGAGCGCAATAG
- a CDS encoding SusC/RagA family TonB-linked outer membrane protein — translation MKKSQGVLLFDKTKGAFKYGVGLIAISALMMPSGFLWAAGNPSSNDSYTDQANKQQITVTGHVKDQYGLPLQGVSVQIKGTNKGVITGISGEFTITVPGPESILVFTSIGKQTEEIKVGGQTDITVQMEEGAGNLDEVVVVAFGKQQKDLITSSIAVVDNKVMQDRPVPNLTSGLQGQVPGLNIVSNSGQPGATPSINIRGAGSLKSETNPLVIIDGIPGSLSMINPNDVASVSVLKDASASSLYGARAANGVILITTKQAKVGKASINYSGYVGVENPTELFKEANAYNYANAYNTALMMDATSRNNPEMDPSKKVFTDEELAAWKSGQVPSTDWRDALFSENGFTQSHNLNISGGLSNENIAVRNNLSLGYFQEKGNVVHTDYDRVTLRDNAGIDLGRFGIDLGLALTYTNQKAPTSAKVGDLWAITSAINRQRPVDLIKDENGDWVITATNDTRNPVRQAQEGGLYQKKIYNVIANLKLHYDITKDLVLNFTNSVNYLSTNADQFKNTLEWSNGTTTGPNSSTKESFSTMHYMQQLDLNYDKHFGDHHLKVIVGGQQEYEKYKYLSAFRRDFVNNSSGSLQLGGSDGKDNSSVDWDWGLMGAFARINYDYKSRYLLELNAREDGSSRLTPSAHWDFFPSASAGWRISQEDFFAPLRHIFSELKLRSSYGVLGNQNIVGAVDDDNNAKYYPYQAIVGPTVDPAYWGQLYYVFGGNLITPMSVVQDPNNTFTWERTAITDIALEGAMFNNLVNFSLGYYNKTTRGMLMTKTVSAVNGGKDYVANIGKMRNAGIELSLGLTKMNPDGFSYSLNGNLSYGTNKLLDLGGVGLAPGSTTAQIAGHPNNAYYLYEADGLITKEEFLDPDFALINGQTYGDQKIVDQNGDGKIDNSDRVLIDKNSTPKWLYGLNFDFGYHNFGIAGMLQGAAGGWLYLGASTGYGFSSGYGITNWTIENSYDPINHPENYNTRLPRVSVANSVNATYPSTTYLFNASYVRLKNLRVYYSLPDSFLKKISMRSARLYVSGQNLYTWSKLPRDLGIDPEVASPTAGYPLLKTYSFGIDVTF, via the coding sequence ATGAAAAAATCTCAGGGAGTTTTGTTATTCGACAAAACCAAGGGCGCTTTTAAGTATGGCGTCGGCCTGATAGCTATTTCTGCTTTGATGATGCCGTCCGGTTTTTTATGGGCAGCAGGAAATCCAAGCAGCAACGACAGCTACACTGATCAGGCAAACAAACAGCAAATTACTGTTACCGGTCATGTAAAAGACCAGTATGGGTTGCCGCTTCAGGGCGTGTCTGTACAAATAAAAGGCACCAATAAAGGGGTGATCACCGGTATCTCGGGAGAATTTACTATTACAGTTCCCGGACCAGAGTCTATTCTGGTATTTACTTCTATTGGTAAACAAACTGAGGAAATTAAAGTAGGAGGCCAGACGGATATCACTGTTCAGATGGAAGAAGGCGCCGGCAATCTGGATGAGGTCGTGGTTGTTGCCTTTGGTAAGCAGCAAAAAGATCTGATTACCTCTTCTATCGCTGTGGTCGATAATAAGGTCATGCAGGACCGGCCGGTACCCAACCTGACCTCTGGTTTACAAGGACAAGTGCCCGGATTAAATATTGTTTCTAACTCGGGGCAGCCGGGTGCTACACCTTCCATCAATATTCGCGGAGCAGGCTCATTGAAAAGCGAGACGAATCCGTTGGTTATCATCGACGGGATTCCGGGGTCATTATCGATGATCAATCCCAATGATGTTGCTTCAGTATCGGTTTTGAAAGACGCCTCTGCATCCTCTTTATATGGAGCCAGGGCTGCCAACGGTGTTATTCTGATTACTACTAAACAGGCAAAAGTCGGTAAGGCAAGTATTAATTATTCCGGTTATGTGGGGGTAGAAAATCCGACTGAACTCTTTAAAGAAGCCAATGCCTACAACTACGCCAATGCTTATAACACCGCCCTGATGATGGATGCGACCAGCAGAAATAATCCGGAAATGGATCCTTCTAAAAAAGTGTTCACCGATGAGGAGCTGGCTGCATGGAAATCCGGCCAGGTACCCAGTACTGACTGGCGTGATGCCCTTTTCAGTGAAAACGGGTTTACCCAGTCCCATAACCTAAATATTTCCGGTGGTCTGTCCAACGAAAATATCGCCGTTAGAAATAACCTTTCTTTGGGCTATTTTCAGGAGAAAGGCAACGTCGTCCACACAGATTATGACCGCGTTACCTTACGGGATAATGCAGGCATTGATCTGGGCCGTTTTGGCATCGATCTGGGCCTTGCGCTCACCTATACCAATCAAAAGGCGCCCACATCGGCAAAAGTCGGCGATCTGTGGGCTATTACCAGTGCCATTAATCGTCAGCGTCCTGTTGACCTCATCAAAGATGAAAATGGTGACTGGGTTATTACGGCTACCAATGATACCCGTAACCCCGTGCGCCAGGCGCAGGAAGGCGGCCTGTATCAGAAGAAGATCTATAATGTGATTGCCAATCTGAAGTTGCACTATGATATCACTAAAGATCTGGTACTTAATTTTACGAACAGCGTTAATTATCTAAGTACGAATGCAGATCAGTTTAAAAATACACTGGAATGGTCCAACGGAACGACCACAGGACCGAATTCATCGACCAAAGAATCCTTCAGCACTATGCATTATATGCAGCAGCTGGATCTCAACTATGATAAACATTTTGGCGATCACCACCTTAAAGTTATTGTTGGCGGCCAGCAGGAATATGAAAAATACAAATACCTTAGTGCTTTCCGCCGCGATTTCGTCAATAACAGTTCCGGAAGCCTGCAGCTGGGTGGCTCAGACGGCAAAGATAATAGTAGTGTTGACTGGGACTGGGGGCTGATGGGCGCTTTTGCCAGGATCAACTACGATTACAAAAGCCGTTATCTGTTAGAGCTGAACGCCAGAGAAGACGGATCTTCCAGATTAACGCCTTCCGCTCACTGGGACTTTTTCCCGTCAGCCTCTGCCGGATGGCGCATCTCCCAGGAAGATTTTTTTGCTCCACTGCGTCATATCTTCTCCGAATTAAAACTCCGTAGCAGTTATGGTGTATTGGGCAACCAAAATATTGTAGGTGCGGTTGACGATGATAACAATGCTAAATATTATCCTTATCAGGCTATTGTGGGTCCTACAGTGGATCCCGCTTATTGGGGGCAGCTCTATTATGTATTTGGCGGTAATCTGATTACACCCATGAGTGTGGTACAGGACCCCAATAACACATTCACCTGGGAAAGAACAGCGATTACTGATATTGCCTTGGAAGGCGCCATGTTTAATAACCTTGTGAACTTCTCGTTAGGCTATTATAATAAAACCACAAGGGGGATGTTGATGACAAAAACCGTTTCGGCGGTCAATGGCGGCAAAGATTATGTAGCCAACATTGGTAAAATGCGCAACGCAGGTATTGAGCTGTCGCTGGGACTCACCAAAATGAATCCAGATGGTTTTTCCTATAGCCTGAACGGCAACCTGAGCTATGGCACCAATAAGCTGCTGGATCTCGGGGGGGTCGGATTGGCGCCAGGATCCACGACCGCTCAGATTGCCGGACATCCTAATAATGCCTATTACTTGTATGAAGCTGACGGACTGATTACTAAAGAAGAGTTTTTAGATCCTGATTTTGCACTGATCAATGGACAAACATATGGCGACCAAAAAATTGTTGACCAAAATGGCGATGGTAAGATCGATAATAGTGATCGTGTGCTGATCGACAAGAATTCCACTCCTAAATGGCTGTATGGTCTGAACTTTGACTTTGGCTATCATAATTTTGGTATTGCCGGTATGTTACAGGGTGCAGCTGGTGGTTGGCTTTATTTAGGCGCTAGTACCGGTTACGGATTTAGCAGCGGCTATGGCATTACCAACTGGACTATCGAGAATTCCTATGATCCCATAAATCATCCAGAAAACTATAATACGCGGTTGCCGAGGGTATCTGTCGCCAATTCCGTCAACGCCACCTACCCTTCCACTACGTATTTGTTTAATGCTTCTTATGTGCGTTTAAAGAATCTGCGCGTATATTATAGCCTCCCCGACAGCTTTCTTAAAAAAATCAGTATGAGAAGCGCCAGACTATATGTCTCCGGTCAAAACCTCTATACCTGGTCCAAGCTACCAAGGGATTTAGGGATTGATCCCGAAGTCGCCAGTCCTACTGCCGGTTATCCGTTGTTGAAGACCTATTCCTTCGGCATCGATGTTACGTTTTAA
- a CDS encoding RagB/SusD family nutrient uptake outer membrane protein: MKKIILAMAVLAALQFVSCVKLDREPTDGYSTDKYFTNRQAAESNLASVYQLTKMSGFFEDGNTILLDDITDNAYCPFTNQLPYFIAQGTATPSLTGKYADVYRTYFSYEGIKNANYFLENIDKVPSMTDEEKTEMKAEVRFLRAFNYARKMMFFGGVPIVTKVLAYGEENEYPRNTEKEVTDFVLSELDTVAAELPVTREDADYGRATRGAALALKARVALFAGDYSTAEKAAKAVIDLGVYGLYNNYEGLFWEKNQTDPARNKEVILEVTYKAPTWASWIDALYTVAEGGWNSVNPTQSLVDAYETKNGKSITDDPAYNADKPYENRDPRFYASIIYPGEKWNGRIFNSLEPVGPDEYYNSSKGNRSRTGYCLRKYCAPLNDLPNGDPADGQGLSFIVFRYPEVLLTYAEALIEQNKDLSTAAAMLNQVRARVNMPPVTETSQAGLRKRLRNERRVEFAFEGLRWYDMKRWKIGAEVMNGPVYGVRPGKVNMTTGEVTFTSKNHITVGSERVFNADRDYYFPIPQEDLDASEALKGHQNPNW, from the coding sequence ATGAAAAAAATAATATTAGCAATGGCCGTACTTGCCGCTCTGCAGTTTGTTTCCTGTGTTAAGCTGGATCGGGAACCCACAGACGGCTATTCTACTGACAAGTATTTTACCAACAGACAGGCAGCTGAAAGTAATCTGGCCTCCGTCTATCAACTCACTAAAATGAGTGGTTTTTTTGAGGACGGAAACACCATTCTTTTAGATGATATTACCGACAACGCATACTGTCCTTTTACCAATCAGCTGCCTTATTTTATCGCACAAGGCACAGCAACACCTTCGCTGACGGGTAAATACGCGGATGTATACCGGACATATTTTAGTTATGAAGGCATCAAGAACGCCAATTATTTTCTGGAAAACATCGACAAGGTTCCTTCAATGACCGATGAAGAAAAAACGGAAATGAAAGCAGAAGTTCGGTTTTTAAGAGCGTTCAACTATGCTAGAAAAATGATGTTCTTTGGCGGTGTGCCCATTGTGACTAAAGTATTAGCCTATGGAGAGGAAAATGAGTACCCCAGAAACACCGAAAAAGAAGTCACGGATTTTGTTTTGAGCGAGCTGGACACCGTTGCCGCCGAGTTACCAGTCACCAGAGAAGATGCAGATTATGGCCGTGCCACCCGCGGCGCTGCCTTAGCCCTGAAAGCCAGAGTTGCCCTTTTCGCAGGCGACTATAGCACTGCTGAAAAAGCGGCCAAGGCAGTCATTGATCTGGGCGTTTATGGCTTATATAATAACTATGAAGGACTTTTCTGGGAGAAAAATCAGACGGATCCTGCGCGCAATAAAGAAGTGATTCTCGAAGTTACTTATAAAGCGCCTACCTGGGCTTCTTGGATAGATGCATTATATACAGTAGCAGAAGGCGGCTGGAATTCTGTCAACCCTACTCAGAGTTTGGTAGACGCCTATGAGACCAAAAACGGAAAGTCAATAACTGATGATCCGGCATATAATGCGGATAAACCCTATGAAAACCGGGATCCTCGTTTTTATGCTTCGATCATCTATCCCGGCGAGAAATGGAACGGCCGTATTTTCAACAGCCTGGAACCCGTAGGCCCGGATGAATATTACAATTCTTCCAAGGGTAACCGTAGCCGTACCGGCTATTGTCTGCGTAAATATTGCGCGCCGCTCAATGATCTGCCCAATGGCGATCCGGCAGATGGGCAAGGCTTAAGCTTTATCGTCTTCCGATATCCAGAGGTATTGCTCACATATGCGGAGGCCTTGATTGAGCAAAATAAGGATCTGTCCACAGCAGCTGCTATGCTCAATCAGGTTCGTGCCCGTGTCAATATGCCCCCGGTCACAGAAACCAGTCAGGCCGGTCTTAGAAAAAGGTTACGCAATGAGCGTCGCGTCGAGTTTGCGTTTGAAGGACTTCGCTGGTATGATATGAAACGCTGGAAGATCGGTGCGGAAGTGATGAATGGCCCTGTGTATGGTGTACGTCCGGGTAAAGTTAATATGACGACCGGAGAGGTTACTTTTACCAGCAAAAATCATATTACTGTTGGATCAGAAAGAGTCTTTAACGCTGATAGAGATTATTATTTCCCTATTCCCCAGGAAGACCTGGATGCCAGTGAAGCGTTAAAAGGTCATCAAAACCCCAATTGGTAA
- a CDS encoding DUF488 domain-containing protein: protein MSTSSKEMLPIIYTIGHSNRSEAEFLTLLKEFQIRLLVDIRRFPGSAKWPQFSQAHLQHALPEHDIQYFHLEALGGRRSIHKDSANVAWRNASFRAYADYMETPAFAAGIEELEMLARQHTTVIMCAEAVWWRCHRSLVSDYLKNAGWQVYHIMGRAKATAHPYTAVAKIVNGHLSYR, encoded by the coding sequence ATGTCAACGTCCTCCAAAGAAATGCTCCCCATCATCTATACGATCGGTCATTCAAACCGGTCAGAAGCTGAATTTTTGACTTTGCTAAAGGAATTTCAAATCCGGTTATTAGTGGATATCCGCCGTTTTCCCGGCTCTGCAAAATGGCCCCAGTTCAGTCAGGCACATTTGCAACACGCTCTACCGGAACATGACATACAATATTTTCATCTGGAAGCCCTGGGCGGCAGAAGATCCATCCATAAAGACTCAGCAAATGTCGCCTGGCGCAATGCTTCTTTTCGGGCCTATGCTGATTATATGGAAACACCTGCTTTTGCTGCAGGTATAGAAGAGCTGGAAATGCTGGCGCGGCAACATACAACTGTGATCATGTGCGCCGAAGCCGTATGGTGGCGCTGCCACCGGTCTTTAGTTTCCGATTACCTAAAAAATGCAGGATGGCAGGTTTACCACATAATGGGGCGTGCAAAGGCCACTGCCCACCCTTATACAGCCGTCGCAAAAATCGTGAACGGGCATTTATCCTATCGATAA